The uncultured Sphaerochaeta sp. genome includes the window CAACGATAACCTTGCTCCTGGATATTTGTGACCAAGTCACGGGGATACCCAGCCATGGGTCACAGCTTCCCAATCTCCCTGCTACCACCAAAACATAGTCTTTCTCTGCAATAACCATTGCAGCATTGAGTTTGTCGAGTTCCTTTGCCATGCTTTTCATCGAGGAAGCTGAGAACTGGTCGATTTTCAAGTAGATGATGTCCTGCACATGGTCAATTTTGCCGTTTCCCATCACCACATGGGAATGGATGGCAGCGTTTTCCCTTTCATGGTTGCTGATTGAGACATCGCTCTCCTCATTGCCTGCTGCAATAGGGCGAATCTGGAGAAGACTGAACTCCCTCATCTTTGGGGCTGCACGGTTCAGGTTTACTGCAAATTCAATTTCTACTGGTTTTCCCATTGCCTCTGTACCCAACTGAAGGACATCCCTGACGATGGCGGCTAGGGGGAATGCGTCATACTTAAGGATTCCGTTGAAGGTGATTACCTTCTCCCCTTCAGTTCTGACAGACTCGCTCAGCATGCCGCTTGTCAAGTCATAGGTACTTGCAATGTATCTGATGGCATCGGGATAAGCCCAGGATTCACGGAAATTGAGCAGTTCCAGGTTCTCAAGACCACCTTCTTCAAGTGGATGGTACCCACTTTTCATATTCAGGGCGTAGAAGGTATTCTGGCTGCTTGTCTGGTTGCCCCCCAGGAATTGTGCTGGCCGTTTTGGGTGTGTAGGGCTAAATCGCAGGGCAGAGCCATTGTCCACCACCGATTTACCGAAGCCAAAGCTGAGCATGCCAACCCCATCCTCAGGTTTCTCTCCTCCCAGGGGATAGTAATTGAGGGATCGGGCAACCCCACTGATGTTTGGATACCAGTATGGACCATGGTCGCTTCCTATGACCTGCTGGATGATGACAGCCATCTTCTCATCCTCGAGCATATGCTCGGTTGCCTTGAGGTACTCCTTTGCACTGCGGAAGAAGGTGGAAGCCCAGACCGCGCGTACCGCATCACAGAGCTCCTGGAGCCTCGCCTCGTCAGACCCTTGGTTGGGAAGCATGCATGTTTCATATACCCCGGCGAACGGTTGGAAGTGGGAGTCCTCCAGAAGGCTGGAAGAGCGCACGCAAATCGGCTGATGGATGACCTGGATGATTTCAGAGAGGTTCAGGACCAGCTCATTGCTCAATGGTTTTGAGAGGAATATTTTTAGTAAGGTCTCATCGGGAAGATCTCCTGAAGCGATATCATTGAGATCATTTTCCTCGAGGAACTGGGTGAACTGATCGGTGGTTACGACCACCGTACGAGGGATGGAGAGGTATACATCAGGGTATTTCTCTGGAAGTTTCGCTGCACGCAATACCATATCGATGAAGGCAAGTCCTCGTCCTTTTCCTCCCAGGGAGCCCCCTCCGATTCGGCTGAAGAAGAGCGTTTCGTCATAATTGTTCCTACTGAATTGGGCGATGACTCCCTTGGTTCTCTCCTTGCGGTAGTTGCGGATGATCTCCGTCATCTGTTGCTGTACAACCTTTGCATCCCCATTGGCTGGGATCTTCAAGTCCTTGATCCTTGCAGCAATGGCATAGAGGCTCTGTGCCCTGAGCCATCGTGAAAAGTCATTTCTCCTGGAGTGGAAATCGAAGCTTTTTGTGGGAACCTTGGGAAGGACTCTCTGCAGGTCGCGCATGGTCTCTGCGCGGGCGATCTCCTCCATCGTATCAGGATCTCGGAAGATAAAGGGGCCGAATCCGTAGTGCTTGGTCATGAACTTATTCAGTTCAAAAAGGAGTGCTGAATTGTTCTTCCAGAGAAAATACGCTCCTGCTTCCTCTGCCATCTCCTGGGCAGTGTTGTCACTGCTTTGGATAAGTATCGGAATCTCAGGGTCTCTTGCGTGAACCATTTTTGTGAGGTATAGGCCCGCATACTTGTCCTGATCACCCTCCTTGAGGTAGGACATGTCGGTGATGATCCCCAAGATATTGTGTTGATACTTGCTATAGAGCTCCTGGGCCTCCTCATAGGTCCTGGCAAGCGCAATCTTCGGCCTTCCACGCATCCTGAGGGTTTTTCCCCAGTTGTTCAGTGCTTCAAGGATGGCTGAGCGATTCTGTTGGATCAGCGTGGTGTACATCATGGGAAGGTAGGATGAGTAGAACCGAACTGAGTCCTCTACCAGGATGATCAGCTGTACATCTGCTTCCTGTGTGTCATGGTCAAGGTTCATCCTATCCTCTACCAGCTTGATCATGGCAAGGAAGATGGTGGGATCGCCCTGCCAGTAGAAGAAATAGTCGATATCCTTACAGTCTGATCCCTTGATCATCTTATTTCTCTTGTGGCTTGAGGAGGGGGAAAGTGCGATAACCGGCATTTGCGGATTGCTTTTCTTGATGGTTGTAGCCAACTGTTCAACAGAGTCAGTCCCAAGGTCGAGCATGGTAACAACCAGGTCAAAAGACCTCTGGCTCAAGAGATTCAGCGCTTCTTCCGCGGTGCTGGTATGGGTGAACTTTGGGGGGTTGTTCAGCCCAAGCTGGGTGTATTCGAGGTATAACTCTTCCTCAACCCGTCCGTCTTCCTCAAGAAGGAAACGGTCATAGTCGTTGCAGATGAGCAGCACGTTGTAGATATGTT containing:
- a CDS encoding PEP/pyruvate-binding domain-containing protein, producing MYTLDPTWLPFSNLMLKHIYNVLLICNDYDRFLLEEDGRVEEELYLEYTQLGLNNPPKFTHTSTAEEALNLLSQRSFDLVVTMLDLGTDSVEQLATTIKKSNPQMPVIALSPSSSHKRNKMIKGSDCKDIDYFFYWQGDPTIFLAMIKLVEDRMNLDHDTQEADVQLIILVEDSVRFYSSYLPMMYTTLIQQNRSAILEALNNWGKTLRMRGRPKIALARTYEEAQELYSKYQHNILGIITDMSYLKEGDQDKYAGLYLTKMVHARDPEIPILIQSSDNTAQEMAEEAGAYFLWKNNSALLFELNKFMTKHYGFGPFIFRDPDTMEEIARAETMRDLQRVLPKVPTKSFDFHSRRNDFSRWLRAQSLYAIAARIKDLKIPANGDAKVVQQQMTEIIRNYRKERTKGVIAQFSRNNYDETLFFSRIGGGSLGGKGRGLAFIDMVLRAAKLPEKYPDVYLSIPRTVVVTTDQFTQFLEENDLNDIASGDLPDETLLKIFLSKPLSNELVLNLSEIIQVIHQPICVRSSSLLEDSHFQPFAGVYETCMLPNQGSDEARLQELCDAVRAVWASTFFRSAKEYLKATEHMLEDEKMAVIIQQVIGSDHGPYWYPNISGVARSLNYYPLGGEKPEDGVGMLSFGFGKSVVDNGSALRFSPTHPKRPAQFLGGNQTSSQNTFYALNMKSGYHPLEEGGLENLELLNFRESWAYPDAIRYIASTYDLTSGMLSESVRTEGEKVITFNGILKYDAFPLAAIVRDVLQLGTEAMGKPVEIEFAVNLNRAAPKMREFSLLQIRPIAAGNEESDVSISNHERENAAIHSHVVMGNGKIDHVQDIIYLKIDQFSASSMKSMAKELDKLNAAMVIAEKDYVLVVAGRLGSCDPWLGIPVTWSQISRSKVIVETGLQGFQVEPSQGTHFFQNMTSLGCLYLTINPAYRSGSMRFEKLKALQIVSETEHFIHARSEKPLTIKVNGFDGEGIVLVD